The sequence TAGCTTCTGCTGTCTGTATTTGAGTTCAGCCTTCGCAGAGTCGTCAGCGGAAGCAGTCTTCCAAGACTCAGCAGCACGAGCAGTTAGAACAATTGCTGGCTTTGCAAGATTCATTGCTCTTACGAAATCAGCGGCAATAACCTTTTGATCAGAAGTAAGAGTGGATTTAATCTCGTTGTACTGCTGGTAAGTGGCGTTGTAGGACTCCATGATTATGATGGAGTATTCAACGGCCTGATCTTCCGCCGGCAAGTCAGAGAGCTTCTTAAACGCACAACCGGAAGACAAAGAGCCAACAACCATCAGCAGTACAAAAAGTGCTGGAGCCATTGGGCATAAGATTAGATATTTACGCATCACTTACCGCCTTTGTTTTTTGCCTTTCCGAAATTCGCGCCAATAAAGTTCACGACATTCCAGATTCGTTTAAGTGTTGGACTCTTAGGTTCAGGCCACATAGCCGCAGCCACGGCGCATACGGCAATCGCTGTACTGATAACCTCAGTGTAATTAGTTTCTGCCATCGTTCCTCCGGTAGATCAGAGGATGAACGCCCCGCTCCCACCACTTTCCAAACCACGCAACAAAACCTCGCCCAAATCCCCACGAATGGAGTCTTGAGCAGAGGTTTAACGAATTCAGATTATGCTGGAGGATGGACCGCATGTTATCCCCGCGTTAAGTTTATCCAAGTGCCCGCGCTGATCGTTGAGTCGGAACGGAGAGCCGGAGCTTTCCAGAGCGGAAACAGAGGAGGCTTACGGGCCTTGGATTAGTAGCGAGGAGTGTAACATGGGGTTTTGGAGTGAAGTTGATAGCGGGTCGTAGCGGGTCGTAGCGGGTCGTACAAGGGGGATTGACAGGGTTTTTAAAAACAAGAAAAAAGGCCTCAACTCACGCTGAAACCTTTTCATTTTTATTCGTCTTCTTCACCAACCAACTATTGAGCTGGTGGTAATCTGCTCCGTACCTCTTTTCACTGCAATGATGAATTGGTGCGCCCTCATCAAACCAACTCTTAACAGTGTCCACGGAGCATTTAAACACACGGGCTATTTCATTCAGGCTGGTTAGTTGTAACGGGGAGATTGCTTGATTCATTTTCTTTTCCTTCCCGCGAGACACTCTACAGTCCCAGAAGAGATAAGAAGACCATTAACTTTGCTCTTAAACTTGAGTAACTCTTCATACATATGCTTATTGTCGTCCATCATTTCGAAAGAATCTCCACAGGTGTCACATTTCCTAAGCAGAATATTATCTATTGTTAAAGAATTCCCTTTGTATTCATAATCTTTCGATGTCAAACTTTCAAGAATCTGGCCTTTGCCACATAGTGGACACTTG is a genomic window of Maridesulfovibrio ferrireducens containing:
- a CDS encoding type II toxin-antitoxin system MqsA family antitoxin — its product is MNGYKCPLCGKGQILESLTSKDYEYKGNSLTIDNILLRKCDTCGDSFEMMDDNKHMYEELLKFKSKVNGLLISSGTVECLAGRKRK